A region from the Panicum hallii strain FIL2 chromosome 1, PHallii_v3.1, whole genome shotgun sequence genome encodes:
- the LOC112888062 gene encoding probable magnesium transporter NIPA8 isoform X2, which yields MGDWVIGALINIVGSVAINFGTNLLKLGHDQREKLSAINNSEGNDKFVPKSVMHFQTWRIGILFFAAGNCLNFMSFAYAAQSLLAALGSIQFVSNIAFAYFVLNKTISVKVMVATTFIVFGNIFLVSFGNHQSPVYTPEQLIAKYSNLVFVLYCMSLVFVVAFNHYLYRSGENIISNSSKDAGTYWRTMLPFSYAVVSGAIGSCSVLFAKSLSNMLRLTMSSRYEFHSWFTYSIVLLFLCTAGFWMARLNEGLSLFDAILIVPMFQIAWTFFSICTGFVYFQEYQVFDTLRIIMFVLGMTFVFLGISLLAPDDSKADTKDGLSATEESIIDMDRNGKMHMEETQADGSNSFVSSVKVKARRVLLKAKSACSMSLGLGEESISASSVLAMPMVSSRTTGFRGIGNDRSKYVPLRTTDWSNL from the exons ATGGGCGACTGGGTTATAGGGGCGTTGATAAACATTGTGGGGAGTGTTGCCATAAACTTCGGTaccaaccttctgaaattgGGCCATGATCAG AGAGAAAAGCTTTCTGCAATTAACAACAGTGAGGGCAATGACAAATTCGTTCCAAAATCAGTTATGCATTTCCAGACTTGGAGAATAG GTATACTCTTTTTTGCTGCTGGGAACTGCCTCAACTTCATGTCCTTTGCATATGCTGCACAG TCACTTCTTGCAGCTCTTGGATCAATCCAGTTTGTGTCCAATATTGCATTTGCCTATTTTGTGTTGAACAAGACTATTTCAGTGAA AGTCATGGTAGCCACAACATTCATCGTCTTTGGCAACATCTTCTTAGTTTCCTTCGGCAACCATCAATCACCTG TTTACACACCGGAGCAGTTGATCGCAAAATACAGCAATTTGGTGTTTGTTCTTTATTGCATGTCATTGGTCTTTGTGGTTGCATTCAACCATTATCTCTATAG GAGTGGAGAGAATATTATTTCAAATAGTTCGAAAGATGCTGGTACATATTGGCGAACAATGTTGCCATTTTCTTATGCTGTTGTATCGGGTGCTATTGGATCTTGCTCAGTCTTGTTTGCAAAATCATT GTCTAATATGCTGAGGCTAACTATGAGCAGCAGATACGAGTTCCATAGCTGGTTCACATACTCAATTGTTCTGCTGTTTCTGTGTACTGCAGGATTTTGG ATGGCTAGATTGAATGAAGGGCTGTCATTATTTGATGCAATACTGATTGTTCCAATGTTTCAAATTGCATGGACCTTCTTCTCTATTTGTACAGGATTTGTTTACTTTCAAGAATATCAA GTATTTGATACTCTCAGGATAATTATGTTTGTATTGGGCATGACATTTGTCTTCTTGGGGATCTCCTTGCTAGCACCCGATGACAGTAAAG CTGACACCAAAGATGGTTTGAGTGCCACCGAGGAATCCATAATTGATATGGACAG AAATGGAAAGATGCATATGGAGGAGACACAAGCAGATGGTAGCAATTCCTTTGTATCTTCTGTAAAAGTAAAGGCAAGACGTGTATTGTTGAAGGCAAAG TCGGCGTGCTCCATGTCCCTTGGCCTCGGGGAGGAGAGCATAAGCGCTTCCTCGGTGCTTGCAATGCCCATGGTCTCATCAAGAACAACTGGCTTCAGAGGAATCGGAAACGACCGGTCGAAGTATGTCCCCTTACGAACCACAGATTGGAGTAATCTATAG
- the LOC112888062 gene encoding probable magnesium transporter NIPA8 isoform X1: MGDWVIGALINIVGSVAINFGTNLLKLGHDQREKLSAINNSEGNDKFVPKSVMHFQTWRIGILFFAAGNCLNFMSFAYAAQSLLAALGSIQFVSNIAFAYFVLNKTISVKVMVATTFIVFGNIFLVSFGNHQSPVYTPEQLIAKYSNLVFVLYCMSLVFVVAFNHYLYRSGENIISNSSKDAGTYWRTMLPFSYAVVSGAIGSCSVLFAKSLSNMLRLTMSSRYEFHSWFTYSIVLLFLCTAGFWMARLNEGLSLFDAILIVPMFQIAWTFFSICTGFVYFQEYQVFDTLRIIMFVLGMTFVFLGISLLAPDDSKAADTKDGLSATEESIIDMDRNGKMHMEETQADGSNSFVSSVKVKARRVLLKAKSACSMSLGLGEESISASSVLAMPMVSSRTTGFRGIGNDRSKYVPLRTTDWSNL, encoded by the exons ATGGGCGACTGGGTTATAGGGGCGTTGATAAACATTGTGGGGAGTGTTGCCATAAACTTCGGTaccaaccttctgaaattgGGCCATGATCAG AGAGAAAAGCTTTCTGCAATTAACAACAGTGAGGGCAATGACAAATTCGTTCCAAAATCAGTTATGCATTTCCAGACTTGGAGAATAG GTATACTCTTTTTTGCTGCTGGGAACTGCCTCAACTTCATGTCCTTTGCATATGCTGCACAG TCACTTCTTGCAGCTCTTGGATCAATCCAGTTTGTGTCCAATATTGCATTTGCCTATTTTGTGTTGAACAAGACTATTTCAGTGAA AGTCATGGTAGCCACAACATTCATCGTCTTTGGCAACATCTTCTTAGTTTCCTTCGGCAACCATCAATCACCTG TTTACACACCGGAGCAGTTGATCGCAAAATACAGCAATTTGGTGTTTGTTCTTTATTGCATGTCATTGGTCTTTGTGGTTGCATTCAACCATTATCTCTATAG GAGTGGAGAGAATATTATTTCAAATAGTTCGAAAGATGCTGGTACATATTGGCGAACAATGTTGCCATTTTCTTATGCTGTTGTATCGGGTGCTATTGGATCTTGCTCAGTCTTGTTTGCAAAATCATT GTCTAATATGCTGAGGCTAACTATGAGCAGCAGATACGAGTTCCATAGCTGGTTCACATACTCAATTGTTCTGCTGTTTCTGTGTACTGCAGGATTTTGG ATGGCTAGATTGAATGAAGGGCTGTCATTATTTGATGCAATACTGATTGTTCCAATGTTTCAAATTGCATGGACCTTCTTCTCTATTTGTACAGGATTTGTTTACTTTCAAGAATATCAA GTATTTGATACTCTCAGGATAATTATGTTTGTATTGGGCATGACATTTGTCTTCTTGGGGATCTCCTTGCTAGCACCCGATGACAGTAAAG CAGCTGACACCAAAGATGGTTTGAGTGCCACCGAGGAATCCATAATTGATATGGACAG AAATGGAAAGATGCATATGGAGGAGACACAAGCAGATGGTAGCAATTCCTTTGTATCTTCTGTAAAAGTAAAGGCAAGACGTGTATTGTTGAAGGCAAAG TCGGCGTGCTCCATGTCCCTTGGCCTCGGGGAGGAGAGCATAAGCGCTTCCTCGGTGCTTGCAATGCCCATGGTCTCATCAAGAACAACTGGCTTCAGAGGAATCGGAAACGACCGGTCGAAGTATGTCCCCTTACGAACCACAGATTGGAGTAATCTATAG
- the LOC112888075 gene encoding uncharacterized protein LOC112888075 — MERPRRRPEPAAIDITWVSCRGVRSSLPFHTPCLYASIFVTPSSARGVHGPRRPHRVKTPTDRAGGGNPEWDAPLRLYLPDASPSPPPAEAGKSKKDIGDGGDDVLLLRFELKAEVAVLGDKLAAFAAVPVHDLVADGRTRRVSYQLAGPDGRQPNGVISFSYTFHERNGDDDGRSSDGELAVTPPCPTASSTSPVAHALPLTTAAPRLYPAIEWPLEEQIPIIYSPVTAESAATLAGSRYYPPPPPATPAEPVAVYPPLLAGTSPACSVYPPVVDAVPASGMYPTVDLAPVRCYPPAAPAPYGVGCGYAAAPGWDDRCLYG; from the coding sequence ATGGagcgcccgcgccggcgcccggaGCCGGCGGCGATCGACATCACCTGGGTGTCGTGCCGCGGCGTCAGGTCGTCGCTCCCGTTCCACACGCCGTGCCTCTACGCGTCCATCTTCGTCACCCCGTCGTCCGCCAGGGGCGTCCACGGCCCACGCCGGCCCCACCGCGTCAAGACGCCCACggaccgcgccggcggcgggaacCCCGAGTGGGACGCGCCCCTGCGGCTCTACCTCCCCGACGCCTCGCCATCGCCACCGCCGGCGGAGGCGGGAAAGAGCAAGAAGGACATTGGtgacggcggcgacgacgtcCTTCTGCTGCGGTTCGAGCTCAAGGCGGAGGTGGCCGTCCTCGGGGACAAGCTCGCCGCGTTCGCCGCGGTGCCGGTCCacgacctcgtcgccgacgggCGGACGCGCCGCGTGTCGTACCAGCTGGCGGGCCCCGACGGCAGGCAGCCCAACGGCGTCATCTCCTTCTCCTACACCTTCCACGAAAGAAACGGCGACGATGACGGCCGCAGCAGCGACGGCGAGCTCGCCGTCACGCCGCCCTGCCCTACAGCGTCGTCCACCAGTCCCGTCGCGCACGCACTACCGCTCACGACCGCGGCGCCGCGGCTGTACCCGGCGATAGAGTGGCCGCTGGAGGAGCAAATACCAATAATTTACTCACCGGTGACAGCAGAATCCGCTGCCACGCTCGCCGGCTCGCGGTACtaccctcctccaccgccggcgACTCCAGCGGAGCCGGTTGCGGTATACCCGCCGCTGTTGGCAGGGACGTCGCCCGCCTGCAGCGTGTACCCGCCGGTTGTGGACGCGGTGCCGGCCAGCGGTATGTACCCGACGGTGGACCTTGCTCCGGTGAGATGCTacccgccggcggcgccggcacCGTACGGCGTGGGGTGCGGgtacgcggcggcgccgggatgGGACGATCGGTGCCTGTACGGCTGA